A single Bifidobacterium scardovii JCM 12489 = DSM 13734 DNA region contains:
- a CDS encoding LytR/AlgR family response regulator transcription factor, with product MVAIAVVDDDAEARELLGGYITRFAGERGTDAQITGFTDAAELLHHYKPDYDIIFLDIEMAQVDGIKAAQVIRETDPSTVIIFVTNMAQLAIKGYEVEALDFVVKPVDYFSFDMVMRKALQRISRRKTQTIRLVTRDAMQVVPIERIDYVEVQDHYVTYHTADGDHTVKGTLGQAEQTLAAGNFMRCNRWYLVNIDNITAIDGNTITVGGNRIEVSRSKKQEILRAVTMSLGR from the coding sequence ACGATGATGCCGAGGCACGCGAGCTGCTGGGCGGCTATATCACGCGCTTCGCCGGAGAACGCGGCACGGACGCGCAGATCACCGGTTTCACCGATGCCGCGGAGCTGCTGCACCATTACAAACCGGATTATGACATCATCTTCCTCGACATCGAGATGGCGCAGGTCGACGGCATCAAGGCCGCGCAGGTCATCCGCGAAACCGACCCGTCCACGGTCATCATCTTCGTGACGAACATGGCGCAGCTCGCGATCAAGGGCTATGAAGTCGAGGCGCTCGACTTCGTGGTCAAGCCGGTCGATTACTTCAGCTTCGACATGGTGATGCGCAAGGCCCTGCAGCGTATCAGCCGCCGCAAAACGCAGACCATACGTCTGGTGACGCGCGACGCGATGCAGGTCGTGCCGATCGAGCGCATCGATTACGTGGAAGTGCAGGACCACTACGTCACCTATCACACCGCCGACGGCGACCACACGGTCAAAGGCACGCTCGGCCAGGCCGAGCAGACGCTCGCCGCAGGCAACTTCATGCGCTGCAACCGCTGGTATCTGGTCAATATCGACAACATCACGGCCATTGACGGCAACACGATCACGGTCGGCGGCAACCGCATCGAGGTCAGCCGATCAAAGAAGCAGGAGATCCTGCGAGCGGTGACCATGTCGTTGGGGCGCTGA